The genomic window TTTTGATTTTATACCCACGGGAATTAGACATAATTATTATTCAGATAATAATGAAGATGCAATAATTATGACTAAATATCTAACTTAGATTATTGATTTAGAAGGTGTTAATTTATGAATGACGTCGTAATTTTAGGTATTGAAACCTCATGTGATGAAACAGCAGCAGCAGTAGTGAAGAATGGTAGAGATGTAATGTCCAATATTATTAACTCCCAAATAGATATCCACAAATCCTTTGGGGGGGTAGTTCCTGAAGTAGCTTCCCGTAAGCATATAGAAAATATATCAATAGTTGTAGAAACCGCATTAGAGGAAGCTAATGTAACATATAATGATCTTAATGCAGTAGCGGTTACTAATATGCCGGGGTTAGTTGGAGCATTGCTTGTAGGTATTTCTTTTGCTAAATCATTTGCCTACTCAATAAATAAACCCTTGATTGCAATTAACCATATGCATGGACATATATATGCTAATTTTATGGAACATGATTCAATAGAATTCCCTGCTATATGCTTAGTTGTTTCAGGTGGCCATACCAGCTTGCTATTAATGGAAGACATCAATAATTATAAAGTTATTGGGGAGACTCGTGATGATGCAGCTGGAGAAGCCTTTGATAAGGTTGCACGTTTTCTAGGGTTAGGTTATCCAGGAGGCCCAGTTATTCAAAATGCCGCTGAAAAAGGACAAGCAGGCAATTTAAAATTACCAAGGGTATTACTGGATAAAAATGACTACGAATTTAGTTTTAGTGGTTTAAAAACAGCTACTATGAACATGTGGAAAAAACTGGAGAAAACCGGTGGGCAAAATGTATACGATTTAGTTGCAGAGTTTCAAGCAGCAATTGTAGAAGTTTTAGTAGCTAAAACTGCTTTAGCAGCAAAAAAACATAATGCAAAAAGCATACTTATGGCTGGAGGAGTAGCAGCAAATAGTCAACTTAGAAATGAAGTGCAAAATGCTGCAAATGATTTGGGTATTAATGCCTATTACCCATCTTTAAAACT from Candidatus Syntrophocurvum alkaliphilum includes these protein-coding regions:
- the tsaD gene encoding tRNA (adenosine(37)-N6)-threonylcarbamoyltransferase complex transferase subunit TsaD, which encodes MNDVVILGIETSCDETAAAVVKNGRDVMSNIINSQIDIHKSFGGVVPEVASRKHIENISIVVETALEEANVTYNDLNAVAVTNMPGLVGALLVGISFAKSFAYSINKPLIAINHMHGHIYANFMEHDSIEFPAICLVVSGGHTSLLLMEDINNYKVIGETRDDAAGEAFDKVARFLGLGYPGGPVIQNAAEKGQAGNLKLPRVLLDKNDYEFSFSGLKTATMNMWKKLEKTGGQNVYDLVAEFQAAIVEVLVAKTALAAKKHNAKSILMAGGVAANSQLRNEVQNAANDLGINAYYPSLKLCTDNAAMIAGSAYHDYLNQKFASLKLNAHANIIKL